The Panicum virgatum strain AP13 chromosome 6K, P.virgatum_v5, whole genome shotgun sequence nucleotide sequence GCAGCAGTGCAAATCAGATTCTTGCTCCACGAAGAAGAATCTGTTCCAAGACGACTGAATTGgattcacctctctctctctctctctctctctctctctctctctctcagttcCTTGATATTTATGGGGAGCTGGTTTTTGCGAGGCGGTGGAAGAGCCGAAGAGGGGGAGAGAAGGGCGGTTGGCCGAGAGGAGGGAGGCGAAGGGAACGGCGGCAGAGAAGCTGGAGGCGATTTGTTGCAGTTGCAGGCGATAGGCTCCTACTAATTTTGAGCGCCGAGTTGCAGAGCTGTCGCCTTCCCCGCTCACTTTTCCCCATCTTTTATGGAAGCGGTTGCTCTTTAACCGTCCGACGGTTTTACCTTTAACCATCTTTACATGCGTCATTATCTgcactacttcatcaaaatggTGCCCCTTTTTAACAGCAAAAGAAAATCATGGTACTTTTCCAGATTAGTACTATACCATGCACCAGAGTAGTTAAAAGCACAAATTCAGCATCCACTAACATCAACATCTATTTTTAGCAGAttaaatcaagtcaaaaacaaAAACCATGTCATGCCAAGTCGGACATGTCAAAGATAATAGTATTTAAGTTCCTGCCTTTAAGTTCGAAAAAAGAGAAGATAATAATATTTCTTTGGGTGGGACTATTTCTTTTCCCTGTTCGAAGGATCTTCGTACAGATCAAGTTGCAGCTGAGCTGACAGCACCACTCCTTGGGCTCTAGCAGCAAGTGGTGGCCGTACCGAAACACTGAACAGAGGTCTTGTGCTGTGACAGTCTGACAGGAGTGGTGAGGTTCATCTTCTCTTCTCAATCTCGGTGGTCTCATCCCATGGCAAAGCGACGGGCCAGCAGTTTTGGCACCATGTGCACGTGCAACGCATCTGGCATCGCGCTCCATGCCCCATGGGATGGTCCAATGGGTGCTTTCAGGTGGCTCGCCAGGCCTCATGTCAAACAAGCACAGCTGCTATGAACAGAAGCATCTGAATTCCGGATCAGCATGTAAACAAGcacagctgccatgaacaggaGCATCTGAATTCTGAATCAGCGAACTGAACTCTGTGTCGCCTAGAACCAGGGGATTTGTGCACTGTTGCCATGAACTAATGAACAGCGGCGGCAGCTGAATTACCGACTCTGCATAGAACTGTGGGATGTTTGCTTGAGCACCTGCGGTCAGTGAACGCTGCACAGACCGACAGGTACACGCATACTCATGCACAATGCAACAAGATTGCTGAGATCGTGTGGATTCAGGACTCAAATGCAAaggatttttttagattaaatgcaaaggCATTATGAACTTGTGATATGTGGAATGGAGCCGATCGTCCGGCGTCGTCAGAGCTCACGTCTGACTGGAAACGTGCTTGTGTGAGGATCTTTACTCTTCTTATGCAATTCGTACGAACTTTAGTGACTGGTCAAGGAACCGTTATAGAACTCTGTCACATCGAGCAGATGGCCTGCTTGTCACATCGAAAATCAATCAGCAGCGCCTAATAACATGATTGTCTCTTTTTACCCATGTTTcgtgtttagttctttacatataaaaattttgtgttggAATCTAGCTAATTTGAAGTGttgggacacatgcatggagtactaaatgaagtctatttacaaattttttttttgcataaatgggttgtaaatcgcgagacgaatctaatgatgctaattaatctataattaatccataattaacagatggttactgtagcatcactattgcaaacCATAGATTAAATaggcccatccatgcaaaaagttttgtaaataaacttcatttagtactccatgtatatatcccaacattcgatgtgataaatTTTTTtcgtttacggggtttacgtGTAaagatccaaacagggccttactgAACTAGATAACCAGCATGGTCGGTCCAACTAAGGATCTCCGCGTGGCGATGATAACGGGAGAAAGAAAAAAGCTTACAGAGCCTTAgttccaaaaataaaaaatggaaagaaaaaaaactaacaTTGCAACATGATTGAACGTTGCGATTAGTTGCAACTTGTAAGACAGTTTCCAGTTCTACAACAGTTAGAGCTGCTTGCAACCTCGGAGCATGACTGGCATCCTCAGCTTAACCCCTGATCTTTTGTTTAAGAATGCAGCTTAACCCCTGCATTCTCATTGTCTGATTATAGAAGAGTTATCTCCTAATCCCATACGTGTAATGATGTACTACATGATTAGCATCCAACAAAGGCCAAAGCAGTGCGCTTTTATCTGTGGCAAACAGCTCTGTCCAGCTACTTGATTGCGCTCCTGATTtatgtttttcttcttctcttttggCTTTTCTACGTACGTGGCATCGGATCCTTGCTTATCTGGCCTACAAAAATGGGATTAGACTAATGGCGTGGATAATCTGGAGGAAAACAAGCAGCCATCATGCTGAGAGGTGAGATCAAGGGTGTGGATATGGTTTATttgcgagagagagagggagagagagagagagggggagagagagagggagagagagagggagagagagagagagagagagaggctcgCAGCGATCCTCACTTTTAGATTGAGGCGATTCTATATTTGCGGTTGCAAAATTTTGcattccctttttttttctgacaaTGTATGAATAACATATAGAGTCCATATGTGTATTGACAGTGACAAATAAGAGACCACGCAAAAATTTAATGGCAGTAAAATAAATTTATCTTTTAGTTTTCGTGAGTACGCGGGGGTGGGACAGCTTGAGCTTATACGCTTATTGTTATTCTAATTCATATAAACCTACAACTTGCTACAATATTTATTTTTCGAGGCATTTTTAGTTGTCTTTATCACTTTATGTAATAAAACTATGAAAAGACAATACTCCTGCTGCTAAGAAAAAAGAACAGAAACCGGTGGCATAAAGTCGGAAGTTATGTACTCTCTTCGTTctaaattattagttattttgGTTTTTCTATAACGATTAGTAATTTAGGACTTAGTAAGCAGTTCACATGGGCCGATGATAGACCATTTTTAAACTGTAGCTGGGCTAGAGACCCACACAGTGCCTGGGCCCCCACTATAGTTCAGCCCAGTTCTTCCAGCCTTCTGGCTCGGAAAGCGCCCACCGCTCGCGAGTCCGCTGGACGGAACGGCGCATTGCGCCTCCACGGCTCCACGCACGCAGCacctcagccgccgccgccgccgcgcccgcgcacacCTGCCTCCCCTTCTCCTTCACCTCGCCGCCCCCAGGGGCCACGtcaatggccgccgccgcctccgcctccgcgccctAGAATCGCGTcgcccgccgctcctcgcctcgGGATCGAGCGAGACCAGATGCTCTCTCTGGGCGCCATCCGCAAGCTGTGCGCCGCGTTCGACGCCGTCGCGCTCACCGTCATCGCCGCGGGGCTCTCCCGCCCGCCCACTGGCCGCCACCCCTTCTCCTCCGCGCACGCGCACTCCCCACATCCACCAGACTTCCCCACCATCGCTGCCTGCCGCGCCGCGGTCTCTGCCTCCAAGGGTAGCCGTCAGCGCTGCCGCAGGCAGCCCTCCCCCTCCCGCTCCCCCGCCgccaaggaggaggagcagccggTGCTGCTCAGGATCAAGCACGAGCTGGACCCGGAGCGGCTGTACGAGCTGTTCAGGGCCAATGCGCACAACCGCCTGCTGGTGGAGAACCGCTTCGCGTTCGAGGACACGGTGGCGCGCCTGGCAGCTGCTCGACGGAATGACCTCGTGGAGGAAATTCTCGAGCAGCACAAGGCGCTGCCCCAGGGGAGGCGCGAAGGGTTCGTGGTCAGGATCATCGGCCTCTACGGGAGGGCCGGGATGCCGGGCCACGCCCTGCGGACTTTTCAGGAAATGGAGATGTACAGATGCCCACGCACAGCCAAGTCGCTCAATGCGGCCATGAAGGTCCTGCTACGAGGAAGGCTCTATGATGAGGCCCTGAGTCTTTTTGAGGAGGGATCACAGAAGTATGGCGTTGAGCTGGATGACATCTCGTATAACACGGTGGTGAAGATGTTGTGCGATATGGGGAAGTTGCATGCGGCTTACCAGGTAATGCAGAAGATGGAGGAGGCAGGTGTGCAACCAGATGTCATCACATACACGACGCTCATGGCTGCGTTCTATCAGTGTGGCCAGCGTGAGATTGGGGATGGTTTGTGGAATCTCATGAGGTTGAGGGGTTGCAATCCGACACTTGCTAGCTACAATGTGAGGATCCAATTCCTGATTAACAGGAGAAGGGGCTGGCAGGTAAATGATTTGGTGAGGAAAATGTATGCAACAGGGATCAAACCAGATGAGATCACATACAAT carries:
- the LOC120713698 gene encoding pentatricopeptide repeat-containing protein At1g80150, mitochondrial-like, with product MLSLGAIRKLCAAFDAVALTVIAAGLSRPPTGRHPFSSAHAHSPHPPDFPTIAACRAAVSASKGSRQRCRRQPSPSRSPAAKEEEQPVLLRIKHELDPERLYELFRANAHNRLLVENRFAFEDTVARLAAARRNDLVEEILEQHKALPQGRREGFVVRIIGLYGRAGMPGHALRTFQEMEMYRCPRTAKSLNAAMKVLLRGRLYDEALSLFEEGSQKYGVELDDISYNTVVKMLCDMGKLHAAYQVMQKMEEAGVQPDVITYTTLMAAFYQCGQREIGDGLWNLMRLRGCNPTLASYNVRIQFLINRRRGWQVNDLVRKMYATGIKPDEITYNLIIKGFFMMGEHEMAKTVFGAMHGRGSKPNSKVYQTMIHYLCEKRDFDLAFRLCKDSMEKNWFPSAATIVQLLKGLMAISKDRNAREIMKLVTGRKPSYSDDEMKVFKDIVSWEDRKIS